The following DNA comes from Lentibacillus sp. Marseille-P4043.
GGAAAAGATTACGCCTATTTGGATTTTTATACCTCGATCTGTCTTGATTCCTACCGTGATTATTGTACTAACAATCATTATTACAAAACAATTTGAGTCAAGATTGGCAATTGGACTCATTGGCATAACGTGTGGCGAAATGTATTATAGTTTTATCTTATCTAATTATGCCATCCAAGAGGGCATAGGTGATAAATCTTTTTTTGATATGCTGTTAACATTTGTCTTATTTGTGACGCTTCTTGAAGTATTACAGCAGGGAAAAATAGCGATCTATGCACTATCACAAGATTTTAAGCAATCAATGCGAAAACAAAAAGGACTAACACAACAGACCAAGAACGGCTAGCAAGGCAGAGCATTGTTAGCTGAAACAGGAAAAACATTGTGATAAGCACATTCTTTTGCTAGAATTAATAAAGCTATATTGGATAATACTGTTTCACCCGAAAAAAAGAGAAGAATAGAAAGGATGTTCCTTTTTATGAGGAAATCTGTAGTTGCAATTGTTGGGAGACCAAATGTAGGTAAGTCAACTATTTTTAATCGTTTAGTTGGAGAGAGAATATCAATAGTGGAAGATATCCCTGGTGTAACGAGGGATCGAATTTATGCTCAGAGCGAATGGTTAACATCAACATTTAATGTTATTGACACTGGTGGAATTGAAATTGGTGACGAACCATTACTAGTAAAAATGCGGGAACAAGCTGAAGTAGCCGTTGATGAAGCGGATGTTATCATCTTTTTGGTAAACGGAAGAGAAGGGATAACAGCTGCTGATGAAGAAGTAGCTAAACTATTATACAAATCAAATAAGCCTGTCGTTCTCGCTGTTAATAAAATAGATAATCCGGATATGCGTGAAAAAATTTATGAGTTCTATTCGCTAGGTTTCGGAGAACCATATCCAATTTCCGGTTCACACGGGCTTGGCCTTGGCGATCTACTGGATGCGGTGGTAGATCTCTTTCCAGAACAGGAATCTGACGATGTAGAAGAAGATACCATCTACTTCAGTTTGATTGGCAGACCAAATGTCGGAAAATCATCGCTGGTTAATGCCATTTTGAATGAAGAACGGGTGATTGTAAGTGAAATAGAAGGAACAACAAGGGATGCCATTGATACCCATTTACATAAAGATGATCAGGATTATGTCATCATCGACACCGCCGGTATGCGGAAACGGGGAAAGGTGTACGAAACAACAGAAAAATATAGTGTGTTGCGTGCACTAAAAGCAATCGAACGTTCAGATGTTGTGCTTGTTTTAATTGATGCGGAAACAGGAATTCGCGAGCAAGATAAAAAAATCGCCGGCTATGCACATGAGGCAGGACGAGCTGTCATTATTGTTGTGAACAAATGGGATACCGTTGAGACAAATGAGAAAACAATGAAAGAGTTTGAAACGAAGCTACGTGCCCATTTTCAATTTCTGGATTATGCGCCAATTGTCTTTTTATCAGCGAAAACAAAAAAACGATTACACACACTAACACCTGCTATTAACTTAGCAAGTGAAAATCATGCGAAACGGGTACCGACAAATGTTTTGAATGACGTGATTATGGATGCGTTAGCAATGAATCCAACACCAACTGTTAAAGGAAGACGGCTAAAAGTACTTTACGCAACACAAGTCGCAATTAAGCCACCAAGTTTTGTTGTCTTTGTAAATGACCCAGATTTAATGCATTTCTCGTATAAACGTTTCCTAGAAAACAAAATTAGGGATGCATTTGGATTTGTTGGTACACCAATCAAGATATTTGCAAGAAAACGGCAGTAAGGAGGAGATTGATTTGGCTAAAATAGCTGTATTAGGGGCAGGTAGCTGGGGAACAGCTTTAAGTATTGTCCTAGCAGATAATGGACACGAGGTGAAATTGTGGTCCCATCGCAAGGAACAGGTTGAGGCAATCAACACAACTCATAAAAATGAAAAATACTTGGAAATTATGATCCCAAAGGAAATAAAAGCGTACAATGATTTAAGTGCAGCAGTAGAGGACGTAACCGCGATTGTACTTGTTGTGCCAACGAAAGCGATTCGGGAAGTTTGCGGTCAATTGAATGACTTGCCTCTGGACAATGCAACACTAATCCACGCGTCGAAAGGGATTGAACCGGAGTCATTAAAGCGTGTTTCGGAAATGATTACTGAAGAAATGGACCAATATAATGATGAAGATATTGTTGTATTATCTGGTCCAAGCCATGCGGAAGAAGTTGGGAAACGACAACCAACAACCGTGACCGTTTCATCAAGTAATGAGACAAATGCAAAAATCGCCCAGGATTTATTTATTAATGAATTTTTCCGTGTGTATACAAGTCCTGATGTCATTGGAGTGGAGCTTGGTGGTGCGCTAAAAAACATCATTGCCCTAGGTGCTGGTATTTCTGATGGACTAGGTTATGGTGATAATGCGAAGGCAGCACTTATTACAAGAGGATTAGCTGAAATCGCTCGACTAGGAACATCGCTTGGTGCCAACCCATTGACATTTTTAGGGCTGCCAGGTGTCGGTGATTTAATTGTGACTTGTACAAGTGTACACAGCAGAAACTGGCGTGCAGGAAACCTACTAGGAAAGGGAAATAAATTAGATCAAGTGTTGGATCAAATGGGCATGGTTGTAGAAGGTGTTCGAACAACAAAAGCAGCATACCAATTCGCGACGAAACAACAAATAGAAATGCCGATAACAAATGGGATCCACAAAATCCTTTTTGAAGAAGCAAAACCTAAAGACGTCGTTGATCAATTAATGAATCGGAATAAGCGTGAAGAAATGGACGACCTTGCATTGTTGCTAAGCAATAGGTATTCCTAATAACACTTATATCGCCCTCTTGCATATACTATGATGAAGTAAACATTGCAAGGAGGCGAGCAAGTGAGCAATTTTCAAAAAAACCTTTTTGACAAAATAAACCAAAAAGCAAACATTGACCCAAATGACGTCTATAATGTGGCTGATTCAGTTAAAAACGCAGATTTTACCGATGAAAAAACAGTAAGAAATCTAGTACGTAGACTGTCAAAATTAGCAAATAAACCTTTATCAAAACAAAAAGAGGACAAAATCGTTAAGTCTATTACGAACGGCAATATGCCAATGGATGGCAACTCGTTAAATCAACTATTTAAGAAATAGCGTAAACTGGGCAAATGAGGATACAAAAACATAATAGCTCGCATAAAATAAATCGCACAAGCATTCATGGATAGAGTTGTTGTGGGTGTTATTTAGTCAAACAGAGATGAAGTTAGCCCCCTTCATCTCAACACATACCATTCATTTCAGACGATTAGTGCCTTTAATGCCTAATAGTGTATTAAAGGTCTTTTCGTGCTATATTTTCGTTCTCTATGTTATAATACGTTGTCAGATACAATAGCGTTATGTGTTTAGGGGTGAGTAAATGTCAGTATCAATGATCGCAATGTGGGTATCGCTTATAGGGATGGCTTTGTTAATTATAGCCATTGGTCTTATTTACTTAAGCAGGTACAAGCTAAAGGGATTGCTTAGTGGAATTGTAGCCACATTAGCTTACATTTGTTTCATTATAGGTAGTATTATTATATTTTATATTGTATTTAGTGGGCCAACCAGGTAAAAGGTTTAGGAGGTCTTTTTTAGTGAAATTTACATATATACGTGTATGTGGTGCAATGCTGCTATTAACGATGTTGTTAAGTGGCTGTTTATACCCAAATGATGAATTAGAAAAAAATCGAGTACCGAATGAAGATCAGTTGGAATTAGTTCAAAAATCTGTTGATGACTATCGTGAACAAACAAATGGTTTAGTCCCAATTAAGACGAAGGAAGAAGATACACCGATTTTCCAAAAATACTTAGTCGACTTCACCGCATTAAAGGCGAAACATTTGATAACAGAAATTCCTGGAAATGCCTATGAAAATGGCGGGGTCTACCAGTATACATTGATAACACCAGAGGATAACCCACGCGTAAAATTAATTGACTTACGTATGACTGAAGCAATACGCGAAGTCCGTGTTAAATTAGAAATTTATCGTAATGAACATTTATATCCCCCATATGGCGAAGAAATTGAAAACGGGGTATATAAACTGAATTATAAAAAACTAGGCTTTGACAGTGAACCGTACGTTGTAAGTCCATATTCCCAAAAAAACCTGCCAATTATAATGGATACGGATGGTCAATTATTTGTTGATTATCGGATGGATTTATACGAAGCATTGCAAAAGAATGAACACGATTATAAAGAAGGAGAAGACATTCGCAATCTATTAGCAGAGAACTCGCCGTTTGTTCCTGCTTACTCCCTTCCGTATACGGTTCGTAACGGAGAACCTGTCTTTTTAGAAAATAATAAATAACGCATAATCATTCCCTTGTAACATATATTGTTGCAAGGGAATTTATTTATATCTGAATGGACAATGGCAACGCAGGCGTCAACAACTAAATGGGCGGTCCTTTCGAAATAGAACAGGTGTATACGTCATTAGAATAGGCTAATAGGTGCATCGCAATTATTGTTTTCACTTTTTTAGTCATATTTTGATAGGACAACATCATAGACTTGTAATGTCAATTATTCGTAGTTTGTTCATTAGTAAAGGTTTAGTGAGATCGGGAGGGGATCGTTTGGAGAGAGTAGATATTTTTAAAGATATTTCGAAACGCACGAATGGAGATATTTACTTAGGCATTGTTGGAGCTGTTCGGACAGGTAAATCAACGTTTATCAAAAAATTTATGGAATCCGTTGTTTTACCAGATATTGAAGACGAAAGCGAACGAAGCAGGGCGCATGATGAATTGCCGCAAAGCGCGGCTGGAAAAACAATTATGACAACAGAACCTAAATTTGTACCAAATCAAGCTGTATCTGTTCACGTTGATGAAGGGTTAGACGTCAATGTGAGGCTTGTGGATTGTGTTGGGTATGCGGTTGAAGGTGCGAAAGGGTTTGAAGATGAAAATGGACCAAGAATGATTCACACCCCATGGTATGAAGAACCAATTCCATTTCATGATGCTGCCGAAATCGGAACGCGAAAAGTAATTCAGGAACATTCTACGATAGGTGTCGTTGTTACAACAGACGGAACAATTGGGGAAATACCGCGCAGTGATTATATTGATGCGGAAGCAAAAGTCGTTGAAGAATTAAAAGAAGTCGGAAAGCCGTTCATCATGGTTGTTAACTCTGTGAGACCATCAAGTCAAGAAACAGAATTGTTACGCCAGGAATTAGCTGAAACGTACGATATCCCTGTATTGGCAATGAGCATAGAGTCCATGACGGAACACGATGTATATAACGTATTACGTGAAGCGTTATATGAATTCCCGGTGTTAGAAGTAAATGTTAACTTGCCAAGCTGGGTTATGGTATTACGAGAAAACCATTGGCTCAGAGAGAACTATCAGGACGCCATTCAAACAACGGTAAAGGACATTAAACGACTGCGTGATGTCGATCACATTGTTGGACACTTCGCTGATTACGATTATATCGATCAGGCGAATATTGCTGGGATGGAGATGGGAGACGGGGTTGCCGAAATTGATTTACATGCACCGGACCATTTATATGATCAAGTTTTAAAAGAAATAGTCGGTGAAGAAATCCGCGGAAAAGACCATTTACTTGAATTGATGCAGGATTTTGCACATGCAAAGCGCGAGTATGATCAGGTATCAGGTGCATTGCAAATGGTGAAACAAACCGGCTATGGAATTGCGGCACCTAGTCTAGAAGATATGGAATTGGATGAACCAGAAATTATTCGTCAAGGTTCCAGATTTGGCGTACGACTCAAAGCAGTTGCACCATCCATCCACATGATTCGGGTTGAAGTAGAGTCTGAGTTTTCACCAATTATCGGAACAGAAAAACAGAGTGAGGAACTGGTACGATATCTCATGCAGGATTTTGAAGAGGATCCATTATCAATTTGGGAATCAGACATTTTTGGTCGCTCCCTAAGTTCAATCGTCAGGGAAGGCATACAGGCAAAAATTGCAATGATGCCCGAGAATGCCAGATACAAATTAAAGGACACGCTTGAACGGATTATTAACGAAGGGTCAGGCGGTTTAATCGCAATTATTTTATAGCAGCTTACATGGCTGCTATTTTTTTTTTGCAGTTTTGCAGGAAAGTATTAAATTCGAGGAGCTATTATGCTACACCAGATGTTTTCGGTAGGTCGAGTAATCGGACACTTGCGCTTTTCTTACCTTTTTTAAAATTTTTTTTAGTAACAGCAGGAAATCAACCATTTTTGTCGTATAGATATAGTATTAGCAGGTAATGACGGCCTGCAAGCATATTTCCATAAATAGGGAAAAATCATAGCAAAAGTTAATTAAAATTCAATAATAACCTAAAAAAAACGATCTTATTGTTGAATTTTGTTGCAAACTCCGTTATTATAAGCCTTGTCATCCTTGAAAAAGATGGCATTTAAGTATAAAAGAAGGCTAATTGGTTAACAAATGAAACAAGATTAATTATTTGTTCCAATGTCGATTGAAACTTTTGGGAGGAGGTGAATGTCATGAATAAAACAGACTTAGTAAATGCAGTTGCTGAAAAAAGCGAGCTTTCTAAGAAAGATGCTACAAAAGCTGTCGATGCAGTTTTTGAATCTGTCATGGATTCACTTAAAAACGGTGAAAAAGTACAGCTAATTGGATTCGGAAACTTTGAAGTGCGTGAGCGTTCAGCTCGTAAAGGACGTAATCCACAAACTGGGGAAGAAATTGAAATTCCAGCAAGCAAAGTTCCTGCGTTTAAACCAGGTAAGGCCCTAAAAGATACAGTAAAATAATTGATTTACATAGGGCGAAAGAGGGTGCGTTTATAACGCACCCTCTTTCTGTTTACTCTATTATGATTGGCTCACAGACCCAATTCTTGATATAGTGTAGAAGTATAGATTAGGAGGAGTTCAAATGGATAATGCAAACACAGATTTTTTTGTAATTAAAGCATTAGAAGATGGTGTTAATGTCATTGGATTAACAAGGGGAACAGATACACGCTTTCACCATGCGGAAAAACTGGATAAAGACGAGGTAATGATCGCCCAATTTACAGAACATACATCAGCTGTAAAAGTTAGGGGGAAAGCGATCATCCAAACAAGCCATGGACAACTGGACAATGATTAATATTTTCACTTTATTGTTCGTCTGTTTATGATTTGTCGATAAAATTATGCTATAATGACAGATGGAAAATTCAAAGGCGAAAAATATCTGTCTAACAGATGTCGATAAAATCTAGCGTCTAATAGGCTAGAGTTTGTTTATACAGAAGAAAGGGCTTGGTGATGGCGTTTTGAGTACATCAGGTATGGAACTTGAAAATATAAAGACTTTGATTGAAACCAAAATCCAGCATACATATCTTGAAAAATACATTAAAAAGCCCGTGCTTGATGACGAGAAATTAATGATTTTAATATCCATTATCGATAATACAACATTATCAGATGCAAAAAAAAAGCAATATATCATCACAACCATGCTAGTTCAGATTGCACTTGATACACATGATCAAGTAATAAAAGTTACACAACCGGATGAGGAAAAACAACAAAAACAGCAAAAGCAACTTACTGTTTTAGCTGGTGATTATTATAGTGGGTTGTACTATTCCTTACTTGCAGAAGCCGGAGACTATGATATGATTCATGTCCTTGCATCCGCGATTAAAGAGATCAATGAATATAAAATGAAACTATATTATTTAGAAGCAAACTCATTTCTGTCATTTATCAAGTTAACCCAGAAAATAGAATCCCTCTTATTTGTTCATGTTGCTGAACATGTTAAGGAATTCGCGGTTAAAAATGTTATCGAAGAATGGCTATTGGCTAGTAAATTGCTACAGGAAAGGGAGCATGTTACCAAAGAAGGTTACTCCCCTTTACTTGATCTATGGTTTAGTCAATCTCGTGCGGACGCCTATTCGACTATGGTCAAAACTGTTGAGACGATTACCAATCGTACACTACAGCATATTGAGCAAATATTACCGCAGCTTCCAGGCTATCATACCAGCTTAAAAAACCATATTTTCAATCAAATCAAGAGAAATTTGAACAAACAAACTACAAAAGCGGAAGAAGGGTAAATGATGCCACAACAGTCGAAAGAAGAACGTGTCCACCACGTCTTTGAAAAAATATACGATAACTATGACTCCATGAATTCAATCATTTCCTTTCAGCGCCATAAGGCATGGCGGAAAGATGTCATGAATCGAATGCAGGTTAAACAGGGAGCAAAAGCACTGGACGTCTGCTGTGGTACAGGAGATTGGTCCATTTCACTGGCTAAGAAAATTGGGCCAGATGGGGAAGTTATCGGGCTCGATTTTAGCGAAAACATGCTTACAGTAGCTAAAGAAAAGCAGAAGAAAACATTTCCGATGAAGCAACTCAGCTTTATGCATGGAAACGCCATGGATCTTCCGTTTGCTGATGATTCATTTGATTATGTAACCATTGGGTTCGGATTACGGAATGTCCCAGACTATATGACTGTATTAAAAGAATTATACCGTGTTGTTAAACCACATGGCAAAGTGGTATGCTTGGAAACGTCCCAGCCGACAATGATTGGATTTAGACAGGGCTATTATTTTTATTTTCGTTTTATCATGCCTTTCATTGGACGACTCTTCGCAAAAAGCTACCAAGAGTATGCATGGTTGCATGAATCAGCTAAAGGATTTCCAGGCAAAAAAGAATTAAAGCATATGTTTCAAGAAGCAGGATTTTCTCATGTCCAAGTGAAGAGCTATACGGGTGGTGTAGCAGCAATGCATATGGGATATAAAGAGGAAACAAAAGCGTAAGCGCCCGTTTAGTGACGTACGGAGTTGAGCGAAGTATCGCTAGGCGCTGGAGTTGGCTATAGCTATTTTAGCGGTCAACATGCTATACTTTCTTAGCTTTTAACAAAACAATAGTACGAGAATTTAAAGGTGACATGCATGAAAATAGCTAAAATATATGGATTTTTAAAAAAAGACTTAGATCGAATTGAAGTGGCGTTAAATAACGTAATACAAGCTGAACACCCTGTATTACGAAAAGCATCGACCCAATTGTTAGAAGCGGGCGGAAAACGAATTCGTCCCGTCTTTGTTCTGCTGTCTGGACAATTTGGCAACTATGATATGGAACGAATGAAGACGGTAGCTGTCTCCCTTGAATTGATTCACATGGCTACACTTGTTCATGACGATGTAATTGATGACGCAGAATTACGACGGGGGAAACCGACAATCAGGCAAATGTATGATAATCGGGTCGCAATGTATGCAGGCGATTACATATTAGCTCGATCCTTAGAAAGCATTACTTCATTACGAAAACCAAATGCACATCTCGTGCTGTCCAAGACAATTGTCGAAGTGTGTATTGGGGAAATTGAACAAATTAAAGATAAATACGACTGGAGCCAGCAACTGCGCGATTATTTACGCAGGATCAAGCGGAAAACGGCTCTGTTAATTGCAACAAGCTGTAAATTAGGCGCGATTGCCGCGGATGTACCAGAAGAAATTGCCAACAAATTATACAGGTATGGGTATTACATTGGCATGTCTTATCAAATAATTGATGACATCCTTGATTTCACATCATCAGCTACTGAACTTGGCAAACCAGCTGGGCACGATTTACTTCAAGGGAACATTACCTTACCTGTTTTATATGCAATGCAAGACGAAACATTTTATGCCTTATTAAAAGAAGCATTTGCTAATCCGGATACGGTAAATGAAGCACACATGCATGACCTTGTTCGAAATTTAAATCAAACAAATGCCATTTCATGTTCCTATCAGTTAAGTGATCTTTATTTGAAAAAGGCTTTAGCCATTGTCGATCAGTTACCAAATAATAAAGCAAAAAACACGTTACGAGACATTGCAAAATACATTGGGAAAAGGCGTTCATAAGTCGTTGTCATATTTGCAAAAATTTGTTAGAATTTAAAAGGCTGTACTAATTATACATACTAGAAGAGGTGGAAAGATGGAGAAAACATTTTTAATGGTAAAACCTGACGGAGTTCAACGTAATTTAATCGGAGAGATTGTTAATCGATTCGAGCGAAAAGGCTTTCAATTAGCTGGAGCTAAGTTAATGACTATTTCTAATGATTTGGCTGAAAACCATTATGGAGAACATAAAGAACGTCCTTTCTTTGGTGAATTGGTTGATTTCATTACTTCCGGACCTGTGTTTGCAATGGTTTGGGAAGGGGAAAATGTTATCGCAACTGCACGTGAAATGATGGGAAAAACAAATCCTCAGGAAGCTGCACCTGGAACAATCCGTGGTGACTTCGGTGTTACTGTTGGTAAAAACGTTATTCATGGTTCTGACTCACCAGAAAGTGCTGAACGTGAAATCAACCTATTTTTTGACGGAAGCGATGTTTTAACCTATTCGAAACAAGATAGCGCATGGATTTATTAAACAAAAACCTCCGTTTAAAACGGAGGTTTTCCTTTAAGTAGAGGAGAAGAGAAATGGCTGAGGATTACATACATTTTATTGCACGTATCAAACAAAAGCTTGGCATTGATTTAAGGTTGTATAAAGAGGCCCAAATGAAACGCCGACTCACATCACTAAGAAACAAACGTGGATATGCTGATTTTGATACATATTATCAAGCATTAGACACTAATGAACAATTGTTACAGGAATTCATTGATCGATTGACAATTAATGTTTCTGAATTCTATCGTAATCCGAAGCGTTGGGATGTACTACAGAAGAAAATCCTTCCTTTGTTGCTGGAAAAGAAACAGAAATTATCCATCTGGAGTGCTGCCTGTTCAACAGGCGAAGAGCCCTATAGCATCGCTCTAATGGCAAACGAACATTTTCCTGATGCGGACGTACAAGTTCTCGCAACAGATATCGATGATACAGTATTGGAAAAAGCCAAACAAGGTATTTATCCAGCGCAAGCATTAAAGGACTTGCCGAAGCAGATGAAGGAAAAATACTTTACAGAAGAACATGGGTTATATCACATCGATAAACATATTAAACGAAAGATTACATTCAAACGACATAACTTGTTAGCCGACCGTTATCCCAGCGGCAATGATCTTATCGTCTGCCGCAATGTGCTAATCTATTTTACGGACCAGGCGAAAGAAACAATCTATAAAAATTTTAGTGATTCGTTAGTTGAAAATGGTGTGTTGTTTGTTGGTAGTACCGAACAAATTTTCAGTCCCAACAAATACGGTTTAGCTTTACAAGATACATTTTTTTACCAAAAAGAATAAACACGAAATACTCTTGCCGGATCATGTCAAGAGTATTTTTGTATGTTTCTTTGTATAAGGCTCTTTTCGCCATGTTTGTTACTTCTTTATTTCGCAGTTGATATATAATGCGCAGTAATGAAGTTCTCTTTGGTGACACTTTCTTCCCGTTCCAATGGTATATGAGTACTTGGATTCGCTCCGTCAGAATACTTCGCTTTCCATGGGCACGGCCTCAGCCTCCTCGGAAGCAAAGAACGCTTCCTTGAAAAAGAAATCCACTTTTTCTGCGTGCGATGTAATACCACTGGAGTTTTCCTTGTCCTGCGGGGTCTTCGGACTCGTGCTGTTCCCATAGGACAAGGAATGCTTCGGCAGCGTTACATCGCACGCAGAAAATCGAACTGTATTTTCAAGGAGTCTACGTATTCTGACTCCGCTAGTAGAAGTTCCCTAATTTTTGTGTAGATATAGCATGTATATCAAGTAATAGCACCTACTAGAGAAGGGAAAACACGGAGACTCCTGCGGGAACAATGGTTTTCGGTGGGGCGAGTTAGCGCAGCCCCAGCACGTGTCTGAAGACTTCGAAGCGGCGGTTTTCCGCTTCGGAGGCTGAAGCCGCGCCCGCGGAAAGCGTAGTGTTTTCCCGTAGCGGTTGTCAAAGCTCCGAATTTGATTTCTAGTTATTGAGCATAATATATCTACTGTGTAAAAAACAAACAAACTTTAGATGAAAATTCCTAATTTATTGAATTGATATATAGTAAGAACCCATTTAGCGAAGGTCTAACTACCAAATAATGCGGGATAAATAAAATTTTTCATAAAATAATGTCACATTTAGAATATGATATGGTATAGTAATACAAAATTGTTTTGATGGAGGATGAAATATGCGCTACTTAACTGCAGGAGAATCTCATGGGAAACAATTAACAGCAATCATCGAAGGTATTCCTTCAAATATGCCGTTGGTTAAAGAAGATATTAATGCCTCATTACTGCGCAGGCAAAAAGGCCACGGTCGCGGAAAACGAATGCAAATTGAGAAAGATCTAGTAGAAATCACGAGTGGTGTACGACATGGGTACACATTAGGGTCACCGATTTCGCTAGTAATACATAATGACGATTTTAAACATTGGATAGACATCATGGGGGAAGATCCAGTAGATGAAGATGCAAAAATCAGGCGTACTGTATCCCGCCCACGTCCAGGACATGCCGATTTAAATGGAGCGTTAAAATATGGGCACCGTGATATGCGTAATGTACTTGAACGTTCATCGGCGAGAGAAACAGCTGCTAGAGTTGCTGCTGGGGCTGTAGCCAAAACATTATTAAAACAGCTCGGAATTGACATAATCGGCTATGTAAAAGAGATTGCCGGAATCCAAGCACAAGATGATCCATCACTTTCCATGGAAGAACGAATTGAAAAACAGGAAGCATCACCTGTAAGAACACTAGATAAAACAGTTGAAAAGCAAATGATGGATGCGATTGATCAGGCGAAAAAAGATGGTGATTCTATCGGTGGTGTTGTAGAAGTTTATGTGGAAGGAATGCCTGCTGGCGTAGGTTCATACGTACACTATGACCGCAAGCTTGATGGCAGAATTGCTGGTAGTGTAGCGAGTATTAATGCCTTTAAAGGTGTTGAATTTGGCATTGGCTTTGAAGCAGCACGTAAAAATGGTAGTGAGGTACATGATGAAATTGCTTGGA
Coding sequences within:
- the spoIVA gene encoding stage IV sporulation protein A — its product is MERVDIFKDISKRTNGDIYLGIVGAVRTGKSTFIKKFMESVVLPDIEDESERSRAHDELPQSAAGKTIMTTEPKFVPNQAVSVHVDEGLDVNVRLVDCVGYAVEGAKGFEDENGPRMIHTPWYEEPIPFHDAAEIGTRKVIQEHSTIGVVVTTDGTIGEIPRSDYIDAEAKVVEELKEVGKPFIMVVNSVRPSSQETELLRQELAETYDIPVLAMSIESMTEHDVYNVLREALYEFPVLEVNVNLPSWVMVLRENHWLRENYQDAIQTTVKDIKRLRDVDHIVGHFADYDYIDQANIAGMEMGDGVAEIDLHAPDHLYDQVLKEIVGEEIRGKDHLLELMQDFAHAKREYDQVSGALQMVKQTGYGIAAPSLEDMELDEPEIIRQGSRFGVRLKAVAPSIHMIRVEVESEFSPIIGTEKQSEELVRYLMQDFEEDPLSIWESDIFGRSLSSIVREGIQAKIAMMPENARYKLKDTLERIINEGSGGLIAIIL
- the der gene encoding ribosome biogenesis GTPase Der gives rise to the protein MRKSVVAIVGRPNVGKSTIFNRLVGERISIVEDIPGVTRDRIYAQSEWLTSTFNVIDTGGIEIGDEPLLVKMREQAEVAVDEADVIIFLVNGREGITAADEEVAKLLYKSNKPVVLAVNKIDNPDMREKIYEFYSLGFGEPYPISGSHGLGLGDLLDAVVDLFPEQESDDVEEDTIYFSLIGRPNVGKSSLVNAILNEERVIVSEIEGTTRDAIDTHLHKDDQDYVIIDTAGMRKRGKVYETTEKYSVLRALKAIERSDVVLVLIDAETGIREQDKKIAGYAHEAGRAVIIVVNKWDTVETNEKTMKEFETKLRAHFQFLDYAPIVFLSAKTKKRLHTLTPAINLASENHAKRVPTNVLNDVIMDALAMNPTPTVKGRRLKVLYATQVAIKPPSFVVFVNDPDLMHFSYKRFLENKIRDAFGFVGTPIKIFARKRQ
- a CDS encoding DUF2768 domain-containing protein, with amino-acid sequence MSVSMIAMWVSLIGMALLIIAIGLIYLSRYKLKGLLSGIVATLAYICFIIGSIIIFYIVFSGPTR
- a CDS encoding HU family DNA-binding protein is translated as MNKTDLVNAVAEKSELSKKDATKAVDAVFESVMDSLKNGEKVQLIGFGNFEVRERSARKGRNPQTGEEIEIPASKVPAFKPGKALKDTVK
- a CDS encoding heptaprenyl diphosphate synthase component 1, which translates into the protein MSTSGMELENIKTLIETKIQHTYLEKYIKKPVLDDEKLMILISIIDNTTLSDAKKKQYIITTMLVQIALDTHDQVIKVTQPDEEKQQKQQKQLTVLAGDYYSGLYYSLLAEAGDYDMIHVLASAIKEINEYKMKLYYLEANSFLSFIKLTQKIESLLFVHVAEHVKEFAVKNVIEEWLLASKLLQEREHVTKEGYSPLLDLWFSQSRADAYSTMVKTVETITNRTLQHIEQILPQLPGYHTSLKNHIFNQIKRNLNKQTTKAEEG
- a CDS encoding NAD(P)H-dependent glycerol-3-phosphate dehydrogenase is translated as MAKIAVLGAGSWGTALSIVLADNGHEVKLWSHRKEQVEAINTTHKNEKYLEIMIPKEIKAYNDLSAAVEDVTAIVLVVPTKAIREVCGQLNDLPLDNATLIHASKGIEPESLKRVSEMITEEMDQYNDEDIVVLSGPSHAEEVGKRQPTTVTVSSSNETNAKIAQDLFINEFFRVYTSPDVIGVELGGALKNIIALGAGISDGLGYGDNAKAALITRGLAEIARLGTSLGANPLTFLGLPGVGDLIVTCTSVHSRNWRAGNLLGKGNKLDQVLDQMGMVVEGVRTTKAAYQFATKQQIEMPITNGIHKILFEEAKPKDVVDQLMNRNKREEMDDLALLLSNRYS
- a CDS encoding demethylmenaquinone methyltransferase encodes the protein MPQQSKEERVHHVFEKIYDNYDSMNSIISFQRHKAWRKDVMNRMQVKQGAKALDVCCGTGDWSISLAKKIGPDGEVIGLDFSENMLTVAKEKQKKTFPMKQLSFMHGNAMDLPFADDSFDYVTIGFGLRNVPDYMTVLKELYRVVKPHGKVVCLETSQPTMIGFRQGYYFYFRFIMPFIGRLFAKSYQEYAWLHESAKGFPGKKELKHMFQEAGFSHVQVKSYTGGVAAMHMGYKEETKA
- a CDS encoding stage VI sporulation protein F, with the protein product MSNFQKNLFDKINQKANIDPNDVYNVADSVKNADFTDEKTVRNLVRRLSKLANKPLSKQKEDKIVKSITNGNMPMDGNSLNQLFKK
- a CDS encoding YphA family membrane protein, which gives rise to MTDGILFLWFAWLLWIVVTFLMKKGKRRTYFACLLLLLIACSNVTLEIGGYLIQLSFIVLLVGLLFFHAIAKSFYLLFSSFTICLGYTAILFWEKITPIWIFIPRSVLIPTVIIVLTIIITKQFESRLAIGLIGITCGEMYYSFILSNYAIQEGIGDKSFFDMLLTFVLFVTLLEVLQQGKIAIYALSQDFKQSMRKQKGLTQQTKNG
- the mtrB gene encoding trp RNA-binding attenuation protein MtrB, which gives rise to MDNANTDFFVIKALEDGVNVIGLTRGTDTRFHHAEKLDKDEVMIAQFTEHTSAVKVRGKAIIQTSHGQLDND